A single region of the Lycium barbarum isolate Lr01 chromosome 2, ASM1917538v2, whole genome shotgun sequence genome encodes:
- the LOC132626950 gene encoding uncharacterized protein LOC132626950, with the protein MPSDEMMVVVECGKSTGEFHAQNILCQFPFSLGANLFIVTVHGTAIDLCVWDLGISFKSKALVGCTVNMEPLLLLGSTETFFLIAYANSMTQVWDPGWQECMRSSILLSVFELAVAIGLIFNCCYTHLIMNTQTKEWEKNFRGLFVFPFQCMSLALNVISKCRRKTHPAIRLDRLVQSLWSLTYFPACLAERVSSPPVHNNYWTCYFMRTSTDFLAGTLAITP; encoded by the coding sequence ATGCCTTCAGATGAAATGATGGTTGTTGTGGAGTGTGGAAAATCTACCGGGGAATTCCATGCTCAGAATATTTTGTGTCAATTTCCATTTAGTCTTGGTGCGAATCTCTTTATTGTCACTGTTCATGGAACTGCAATTGATCTTTGTGTGTGGGATCTAGGAATAAGTTTCAAGTCCAAGGCTCTCGTAGGTTGTACAGTGAACATGGAGCCACTACTATTGTTGGGATCTACGGAGACGTTTTTCTTAATTGCATATGCTAACTCTATGACTCAAGTGTGGGATCCTGGATGGCAAGAATGCATGCGTTCTTCCATCTTGCTATCTGTTTTTGAATTGGCAGTTGCTATTGGCTTAATATTTAATTGCTGTTATACTCACTTAATAATGAATACTCAGACTAAGGAATGGGAGAAGAACTTTAGGGGACTGTTTGTGTTCCCTTTTCAGTGCATGAGTTTGGCACTTAATGTAATATCGAAGTGCAGAAGAAAGACACATCCTGCAATAAGACTTGATCGCCTTGTGCAATCGTTGTGGTCATTAACTTATTTTCCTGCTTGTCTCGCTGAACGCGTTTCCTCACCTCCAGTGCATAATAATTATTGGACTTGCTATTTTATGCGGACTTCAACCGACTTCCTTGCTGGTACATTAGCCATTACTCCGTGA